The Flavobacteriales bacterium genomic sequence GATACCCCTGAAACATGAGGTGTCTTACCAGAACAGAAGGAAGCGGGGCATCCGCAAAGCAGAGAAAGCCGGTGTGACCGTGGAAGAAGGAGTAGGTTTTGAACCCTTCTGGGAACAGGTTCTGATTCCCAACCTTATGGAACGTCACGGTGTGAAACCTGTTCATTCCAAAGAGGAAATACAGCTTCTTCATTCCCGCTTTCCCCATCAGATCAAACAATACAATGCGTTGCTGCAGGGAGAAGTTGTTGCCGGTATGACCGTATTTGAACATCCAGGAACGGCGCATGCCCAATATATATCTGCCAATGAAACGGGTAAAAACACGGCGGCGCTTGATTTGTTGGCTGATTTCCTGGTTGGCAGGTACCGGCCGGAAAAGCAGTATTTCAGTCTGGGAATTTCCAATGAACAGAACGGCAGAGAACTGAACCTGGGATTGGCCCAGTGGAAAGAGGGCTTCGGTGCCGTAGTGTTTGCCCACGATTTTTACGAGTTCGATACAGGGAAATATACAGCCCTTGACCCGTTGATATAACCGTATTGTGCCATGCGTACCCCGTTCATAGATGGTTTGGTTACGATTCACGTAACAACGTACAATCACGCCGGGTTCATCGAGGATTGTGTCAAAAGCATCCTCGCTCAGTCCTACCGGAACCTCGAGGTTCTGATTTGTGACGATGCTTCCACGGATGGCAATGTGGATAAACTCAGGGCCATTGAAACATGGGATAGCCGAGTCAAGGTGTTGTACTCGGAAAGAAACGGTGGCATGAGCAGGAACGTGAACAAAGGATTGAGAGAGGCCAGGGGAGAGTATATCGCGGTTATTTCCGGCGATGATTTGATGGATCCCCTCAAAATTGAAAAACAAGTTGCATTCTTCAGGCAGCACCCGGCTGTGGTGCTCTGTTATCATGATATGGTGGCATTTGATCATGAGTCGGGTGACGAGCTTTACCGCGTGTCGGAACGTTACCGTACACCGGAGACCGTGGAGGAAAACCTGTTCTTCACCAATTGGTTCCTGAAGAAGAAACCGGTGCGGGCCATTCCTTCATCACTCATGGCCCGTTCCGCATACTTTCTCCGGCATGAATACGATGTGCGGCTTTCATACTCCAATGAAGTGCTGCATGCATTGTTGAACTATGCAGCCGAACCCTCCGGGAAACAAGTGGTGCTGAATGAAGCCCTCGGACGTTACAGGTTCCATTCCGGGAATGCACACCAAAGTGCCGACAACCGGAAAAAGGATCTGGAAGAGAATTACCTGGCTTATACATTGGCCTCCATTCAGTATCCGTCGATCGGTGCACGTTGCAAAGATTATCTGAACTACTATCTGTTCAGTCACCTCCTCTTCAAATGGTTTGCGCCCGAAAGCATACCCGGGTTCGAACGGCTCTTCCGCCTCCAGGCGGGGCGCATGAAATTTTTGTACTATCGGTTTTGCCAGGCGTATCTTAAAGCGAGAAAAAGTATATGACGGAGAAGAAGGACCTGCAGCCATCCGCACAAAAATCAACGTGCACAATTCTTGTTCTCACATACAAAGGAAAGCGTCACCTGCTGCACCTGTTGCCGACCCTGGAAGATGCGATGAACCGGGCGCTTCCTTTCTGTGAAACGGATGTACTGATCGTAGACAACGGGAATGATGCCCCCACACGGGAGTTTGTGGAAGAGGAGTTTCCTCAATACAAATTGGTGGCAGCACCCGCCAATGATTATCTCTTTTCCCTGAACGGTTTTGTCAGCGACATGAAAAGCGAGTTTGTTTTCATCCTGAATGATGACATGAAGCTGCATCCCGACGTACTCTTTCACCTGATTCCGGTCATGCAAAAAGACCCTGGCCTGTTTGCAGTTTCATGCAATGTGATGGATTGGGAAGGAATCAATGAAACCGCCGCACCGCGTACCATGTCAGTCGGTAAAGGCTGGATGACCAGCGGCTGGGATCTGGATGATCAGGTATCGGGTTTGCGCTATACCCTTTATGGTGGTGGTGGTGCAGCGGTTTTCCGAACCGGTATGTACAACCGATTGGGCGGCTTTGACCCGTTGTACCGGCCGGCTTATTGTGAAGACCTCGACCTCGGACACCGTGCGTGGAAACAAGGGTGGAAGATCGTGTATCACCCGGAGGCAATCCTCTATCATCGTGACGGAGGTACCATCAAGGAACAACAAAAAAGTGACGAGTTGTCGATCGGTATCAATCGCAACAAGATCCTGTGGATGGTGAGGAACGGTGATTCCGGTGGCTTCCTTTTCTGGTTCTTTCTGCTGTTGCCGGTGCGTTTGCTCCTGGGATGGCGTCTTGGCAAAAACTCTTATCTTGCACTGCTGAAGGCATTGCCGCGTTTGCGACTTGCGGTGAAAAAGCGCCTCAAAAACGGTGGTGCTGTGTGGAAAGATGATCAGATTTCGGCCCTCCTCGGCCAACCTTATACATATGGACATTAAAGGTAAAAGAGTTTTAATTACAGGCGGTACCGGCTCATTCGGCAACCAGGTGGCAAACTATCTTGCTGGTAAGAATCCGAAAGGAATTGTGATCTTCAGCCGCGACGAGAAGAAACAATATGACATGCGGAAAGATTTCCCGGATTACGAATATGTGATCGGGGATGTGAGGGATGCCAATAGGCTACATACCGCCATGAAGGGTGTCGACTACGTGTTTCATGCCGCCGCGCTCAAGCAGGTGCCATCTTGTGAAGAGTATCCCGAAGAAGCTGTGAAGACGAACATCATCGGTTCGCAGAATGTATGCGAAACCGCTATTCGGAATGGCGTGCAAATGGTGGTTGCCCTGAGCACCGATAAGGCGGTTAAACCCGTAAACGCCATGGGTATCTCCAAGTCGATGATGGAAAAAATTATCTGTTCCCAAAACCGCCAGCCCCTGGATACACGTTTCTGTTGCGTGCGCTATGGCAACGTAATGGGTTCACGTGGTTCTGTGATTCCTTTGTTCGATAAATTGATCAGGGATGACCAGAAGCTCACCATCACGGATCCACACATGACACGTTTCCTGATGACACTTGATCAATCAGTGGAATTGGTGCTACACGCCATGACACAAGGCAAGGGCGGGGAAATTTATGTGAAGAAGGCACCAGCCGCTACTGTACAGGATCTCGCGGCTGCAATGCTTGCCAGGGCAGGTAAGCCGGTGGATCAGATCGCGATTGTGGGAATACGGCCGGGTGAGAAAATAGATGAAGTGCTTGTGAACGAATACGAGATCACGCGCGCCGTGGAGTCCAAGGATTATTTCGAGATCATTCCGGAGTACAAAGAAAACAACGGAAATGCGAACTACGAACCGGGATACGAATATACATCCGCCAATACCACCCGGCTGAAAACGGTTGATGAGATCGGTGTACTGCTGGATGCCATGGGACAGCGGGAATCCTATCATTGATGAAGGCTTTACAAGAGCGACCGGTCATTGTACTGGGCCCCTCCGGAATGTTGGGGCAAATGGTCACCGACTACTTCACACGTTTGGCATGTGAAGTGATACCCATCCACCATCGATTTGAACCCGAAACACGCCAGGATTTTGTGCGTGAAATCACCCGCCATCAGGATGCGGTCGTGATCAACTGCATCGGCAGAATCAAACAAAAAACATCCGCAACAGGTGATCTCGTTTGGGCCAATGCCGTGCTTCCTCTGGAACTCGCCAACCGGATGTCTGCCTCCCAAACCCTGGTGCAACCCAGTACCGATTGTGTATTCAGTGGAGGCAAGGGTGAACCATATGCTCTGGAGGATATCCCGGATGCGGAAGATGATTACGGCTGGTCGAAACGCCTGGGAGAGGTTGCCCTGGTGCACCGCAAAAATACCCTCATTCCCCGTGTGTCTATCATCGGCCCTGATGCCAATATCCAACCGAAAGGCTTGTTGGGATGGTTCCTGAATCAACCCAACGGTGCTGAGTTGAAAGGGTTTTCCAACCATTTATGGAATGGTATCACCACATTGGAATGGTGCCGGCTGATCGAGCGTGAGTTGAGCGATCCCGAACTTGCCACCCGATCCAAACTGTTTCAGGCCGGTACAAAAGAACATCATACCAAACTGGATATGCTTCATTTGTTCCAGAACGTGTTCGGTACAACCTATACCATCGTTCCTTTTGAAACAGATGAGCCGGTTGACAGACGACTACATCCGAACGTGTTTTGTAAAAGTCTTCGTGAGCAAATGGAAGACCTGAAAAAAGTCGAGAAATTTGCCTGATCCTGCATGCGGAAGATCGTTCTCTTTTCAAATGATTTCCCGCCCAAGATTGGAGGAGTGGCCAATTACTCCTTTCACATAGCATGTGAATTGCAAAACAGGGACATGTTTTCACATGCGATTACCTCCGTGCCACAAAGCGAGGTGTATCCTTTTCCGGTTGAACCATCCCTGCTGCGCCATAAGAGAAAGCTGGGGCAACGTACGGGAGACGGTCTTTTCTTCCTGCGGAAGGTCAACACCATGCTACATTACCTGAACCTGCACATTGCTTCCGCCAGGGAAGTGTTGCGCATCAGGCGCACCGTGAAATCACCGCTGGTATTCGTTACCGCCAATTACGATTACCAGACCGGTATCTTCATTCGCTGGTGCCGCCGGATGTCTATGCCTTATGGCATTGTGTTGCACGGACTCGATATCATCAGGTATGAAGTGCAGGGCAGGAAGAGGTTTGCAGGTAATTGCCGTTATGCACGATTTCTTGTATTCAATTCTGTGGCAAGCAGCGAACTTTTCAAACGGCACATGAACATGCAACATCCGAAAAGCTATGTGTTGTACCCGGGCGTGAATACAGATGCACTGGCACATGCGACCTTGTCTGACCGGAATGCCCTGATTGCCCGCTTCGGCCTACCGCCTGCACCCGGATCATGGATTGTATCGGTGTGTGCCCTGGTGAAACGCAAGGGAATACACCTTGTCATAAGCGCCATGAAGAAACTGCTGGAAAGCAACCCGCAGGTACATTACCTGATTGCCGGGGAAGGAGATGAGGGACCTGTATTGCAGGCGCTGGTACAGGAGCTCGGAATCGGATCAAATGTTCATTTTCTGGGACATGTAACCGAAGATGAGAAGTGCAGTTTGCTGAATGCCGCTTCGCTTTTTGCCATGCCCAACCTCAGTCTGAACGGAGAAGATTTTGAAGGATTTGGAATAAGTTTCCTGGAAGCCCTTTACTTCGGGAATATGGTCATAGGCGGAAATGACGGAGGTGTGCCTGAGGCGGTTCCCCGCACTTCTTTTTGCCGGTTGGTGAATGCAGATGCAGTTGATGCGGTTGAACAAATTTCAGAACAGCTTCAGTCATTGCTTTCGGATATGCCATCTGATAAAAGTGCTTTGAAAGAAACCGGAAGAAAGTGGGTGAAGGAACGCTTTTCCTGGAACCTGCTGGCAGATCGGTTTGTGGTACAATTGAAACAGTGGGATGAACTATAAACCTATCCCCGAACCCGACAGTATATGAGATGACATACAGTTGGAGTGACATAGCGAAGGTCTTCTGCCTGTTGATCGTGTTCCTGCTTTTGACCTGGTACCTGATCAGCAACGTTCAAAAGCGGGGATACAGGCTCAATTGGTTGAAGTGGTTGTTGCTGAACGGTTGGTTTTTTGCGGTGCTGATTGTGGGAGGAGAGGCTGTTTGTAAGCTTTTGATCAAGGTACGGCCTTCGGGTTCCTCGGTAACCACATCCACCCGGGAAACCGGTGGCGTAAAAAAACTTCACTTGGAAAATGACTTGTTGGGCTATGTGATGAAACCCGATACATCCGTAACCTCTGTTTTGATATGGGGAAATGATACGGTTTGGAAAGCCCGGTACGCTACCGATGCATACGGACGTCGCCGTGTACCCCTGTCGGCGGATAGCTCACGAACAGGTACCATCCTGATGTTCGGTTGCTCAGTGACATTCGGGTCCGGACTCAATGATGATGAAACATTGCCCTATTTCCTCGGTCTGAACATGAAGGATTATCAGGTATACAATTACGCAGACATGGGATATGGAACCCAGCAAATGCTGGCTATCCTTGAGAAAACAGATCTCCATACCCAGGTGTCGCTATCTTCGGAACCGCCTGTGCTGGTATACGTGTTCATAGATCCCCACATTGAACGGAACATAGGATCGATGTATGTATACAACAAGTGGGGATCCAACATGCCCTACTACGAAAGGAGTTCTGATGGCATACCCGTCAGGAAGGGTTCGTTCCGGACCGGGCGGAAAGGACGATCATACTTCTACCATATATTGGGTAAAAGCAACATCGCCCGATTTTTGAATATCAACGAAATTCATAAAGTCAACCATGATGATTACATATTCACGGCCGATCTGATCGCGCGGGCTAGGGATCTGTTCAAAGAGCGGTATGGCAGCGACCGGTTCTACGTGATGATCGCAGCTGCATCTCTTCGGGATCCGACTTTCCCGGATGAATTGAAGGCACGGAATATTCGCTATTTCCGGTATGAAGACCGGCTCGAAGGCAACCGCGCCGACTACGAGTTTCCGCACGACGGACACCCCAACAGGAAATGGACCGAAGCAATCGCCGGTTTTCTGGCCGCTGATTTGAAACAGGAACTGAAGCACGCCGATTCGCCATGATGAACGTGTTGTTTATCTCATACCAGTTCCCGCCCCTGAATGCGGGAGGTACGTTGCGACCAATGGCCTTCGCAAAGTATCTGCCTGACCATGGCATCATGCCCCTGGTGATCACCCTGGCACCTGACGACTACGGGAAGGTGTATGAAAAATACCAGACCGATCCTGCGATGTTTGAAGAGCTGCCCGTTCAGGTGCGGGAACGGGTGACACCGGTCACAACAGAAAATGTACTCAACTACTACGGATCTCCCCTGAAGCGATTTGTAAATATCTACTTTGATGTGTACCGGGGTAAGGAGGGGGCAGCCTGGAAGCACCACTTTTACCGGGAGGCCGACCGGATGATCAAGGAGTTTCAACCACGCCTTGTGTTTGTTACCGCACCACCTTTCAGTATCATACCCCTCGCCGCCGGCGTTTGTGAAAAGCACCAACTTCCCCTGGTGCTTGATATGCGCGATGCTTGGACGTACTGGAACATGACGCCTTACGGTTCATATCTGCACTATGTGCGTACCAAAGCCAATGAACAGGCAGCATTCCGACAGGCAACAGCCGTTATCGGTACA encodes the following:
- a CDS encoding GNAT family N-acetyltransferase — encoded protein: MISVVSYTPDRKDHWDALIQGSPCANLLFYRNFMEYHADRFNDASVLVYQEDRPVAVFPANLTQDGQVVSHQGLTYGGIICATPVSITDMAHIFREITRHYHESGFSKIVYKRLPDYFRTHSFQEDLYPLFLVDAQLVRRDTSFVIPLKHEVSYQNRRKRGIRKAEKAGVTVEEGVGFEPFWEQVLIPNLMERHGVKPVHSKEEIQLLHSRFPHQIKQYNALLQGEVVAGMTVFEHPGTAHAQYISANETGKNTAALDLLADFLVGRYRPEKQYFSLGISNEQNGRELNLGLAQWKEGFGAVVFAHDFYEFDTGKYTALDPLI
- a CDS encoding glycosyltransferase family 2 protein; its protein translation is MRTPFIDGLVTIHVTTYNHAGFIEDCVKSILAQSYRNLEVLICDDASTDGNVDKLRAIETWDSRVKVLYSERNGGMSRNVNKGLREARGEYIAVISGDDLMDPLKIEKQVAFFRQHPAVVLCYHDMVAFDHESGDELYRVSERYRTPETVEENLFFTNWFLKKKPVRAIPSSLMARSAYFLRHEYDVRLSYSNEVLHALLNYAAEPSGKQVVLNEALGRYRFHSGNAHQSADNRKKDLEENYLAYTLASIQYPSIGARCKDYLNYYLFSHLLFKWFAPESIPGFERLFRLQAGRMKFLYYRFCQAYLKARKSI
- a CDS encoding glycosyltransferase; amino-acid sequence: MTEKKDLQPSAQKSTCTILVLTYKGKRHLLHLLPTLEDAMNRALPFCETDVLIVDNGNDAPTREFVEEEFPQYKLVAAPANDYLFSLNGFVSDMKSEFVFILNDDMKLHPDVLFHLIPVMQKDPGLFAVSCNVMDWEGINETAAPRTMSVGKGWMTSGWDLDDQVSGLRYTLYGGGGAAVFRTGMYNRLGGFDPLYRPAYCEDLDLGHRAWKQGWKIVYHPEAILYHRDGGTIKEQQKSDELSIGINRNKILWMVRNGDSGGFLFWFFLLLPVRLLLGWRLGKNSYLALLKALPRLRLAVKKRLKNGGAVWKDDQISALLGQPYTYGH
- a CDS encoding polysaccharide biosynthesis protein; protein product: MDIKGKRVLITGGTGSFGNQVANYLAGKNPKGIVIFSRDEKKQYDMRKDFPDYEYVIGDVRDANRLHTAMKGVDYVFHAAALKQVPSCEEYPEEAVKTNIIGSQNVCETAIRNGVQMVVALSTDKAVKPVNAMGISKSMMEKIICSQNRQPLDTRFCCVRYGNVMGSRGSVIPLFDKLIRDDQKLTITDPHMTRFLMTLDQSVELVLHAMTQGKGGEIYVKKAPAATVQDLAAAMLARAGKPVDQIAIVGIRPGEKIDEVLVNEYEITRAVESKDYFEIIPEYKENNGNANYEPGYEYTSANTTRLKTVDEIGVLLDAMGQRESYH
- a CDS encoding sugar nucleotide-binding protein, which translates into the protein MKALQERPVIVLGPSGMLGQMVTDYFTRLACEVIPIHHRFEPETRQDFVREITRHQDAVVINCIGRIKQKTSATGDLVWANAVLPLELANRMSASQTLVQPSTDCVFSGGKGEPYALEDIPDAEDDYGWSKRLGEVALVHRKNTLIPRVSIIGPDANIQPKGLLGWFLNQPNGAELKGFSNHLWNGITTLEWCRLIERELSDPELATRSKLFQAGTKEHHTKLDMLHLFQNVFGTTYTIVPFETDEPVDRRLHPNVFCKSLREQMEDLKKVEKFA
- a CDS encoding glycosyltransferase family 4 protein; the protein is MRKIVLFSNDFPPKIGGVANYSFHIACELQNRDMFSHAITSVPQSEVYPFPVEPSLLRHKRKLGQRTGDGLFFLRKVNTMLHYLNLHIASAREVLRIRRTVKSPLVFVTANYDYQTGIFIRWCRRMSMPYGIVLHGLDIIRYEVQGRKRFAGNCRYARFLVFNSVASSELFKRHMNMQHPKSYVLYPGVNTDALAHATLSDRNALIARFGLPPAPGSWIVSVCALVKRKGIHLVISAMKKLLESNPQVHYLIAGEGDEGPVLQALVQELGIGSNVHFLGHVTEDEKCSLLNAASLFAMPNLSLNGEDFEGFGISFLEALYFGNMVIGGNDGGVPEAVPRTSFCRLVNADAVDAVEQISEQLQSLLSDMPSDKSALKETGRKWVKERFSWNLLADRFVVQLKQWDEL